From Gimesia panareensis, the proteins below share one genomic window:
- a CDS encoding tetratricopeptide repeat protein: MSGCQDNQSANPRITAEQGDAQAQNNLGIMYAVGDGVEQDFTLALQWFRKAAEQGYAEAQNNLGVSYRDGKGVEQDYVQAVEWFRQAAEQNLAKAQFNLGIMYANGNGVKKDYTQAVEWFRKAARQGNVEAQTYLGICYRDGMGIEKDLPQATEWIRKAARQNLPIAQHNLGFMYATGNGVQQDYAQAVKWYRKAAEHGNAEAQNNLAMCYLTGKGVKQDLTQAAEWFRKAAEHNLVSAQYNLGFLYAEGEGVKQDLTEAAKWYRRAAEQGHDPSRQALEKLEKRP, encoded by the coding sequence TTGAGCGGATGTCAGGACAATCAAAGTGCCAATCCACGCATCACTGCCGAGCAGGGGGATGCCCAGGCACAAAACAATTTAGGAATCATGTATGCTGTGGGAGACGGCGTCGAACAGGATTTTACTCTTGCTCTGCAGTGGTTTCGCAAGGCAGCGGAACAGGGATACGCCGAAGCCCAAAATAATTTAGGAGTCAGCTACCGCGACGGAAAAGGAGTGGAGCAGGATTACGTACAGGCGGTGGAATGGTTTCGCCAAGCTGCAGAGCAGAACCTGGCCAAAGCACAATTCAATTTAGGAATCATGTATGCGAACGGAAACGGCGTCAAAAAGGATTATACGCAGGCAGTGGAGTGGTTTCGCAAAGCAGCCAGACAGGGAAATGTGGAAGCCCAAACCTATTTAGGAATCTGCTACCGAGATGGAATGGGGATTGAGAAAGATCTTCCACAGGCAACAGAGTGGATTCGCAAAGCTGCCCGGCAGAATCTGCCCATTGCACAGCATAATTTAGGATTCATGTATGCTACCGGAAATGGTGTTCAACAGGATTATGCTCAGGCGGTGAAGTGGTATCGCAAGGCAGCCGAACATGGAAATGCCGAAGCCCAAAACAATCTCGCAATGTGTTACCTTACCGGAAAGGGTGTTAAGCAGGATCTGACTCAAGCGGCAGAGTGGTTTCGCAAAGCGGCAGAGCACAATCTGGTCAGTGCCCAATACAATCTGGGATTCCTGTATGCCGAGGGAGAAGGCGTCAAACAGGATCTCACCGAAGCAGCAAAGTGGTATCGGAGAGCCGCCGAACAGGGACATGATCCCTCCAGGCAGGCATTGGAGAAGTTAGAGAAACGTCCCTAG
- the tnpC gene encoding IS66 family transposase encodes MADESLPHDIQDCHRLIAMLQRQVDDGQQTINQQATQLSLKDKLVEEQAHSVLQLKDNQDQLNEKVTELNLTIEKLLKQLYGRKSERRIDGAGQLLLDLGEEVTPEVVSALEEAIRQAEQIAQDAAESNRKCQPRRPRPDDRKFPAHLPRYEKLVDLPKEQREGLKLIGYDEVETLELIRSELRVRVTRYAKYAHPADKTQGILSPERPTGLVEGHRFDPSIGVEVVAAKYFYHLPFYRQQDLFAGSGWTPSRSTLQNIEAGVEFALRPLAAHLRSYLKQDQTIGCDDTGVLLITPAAMPDLSRHPRGQRIGEVLETAIAAGKPSINAKMWGYYASRLPVVAFDFTVSRHRDGPDEVLRDFAGNLIGDCWSGFQKIEVRSGSRITFAACWAHARRKIDECRSAFPLQVAQLESWIRMLYDVEDQIQRLNASQRLARRRRLSRHVLGLIEEYLSGEEMSPGRVLPKSNLGQAAAYIRRHWKALSRFIDDASIPIDNNDCEQLMKRVATGRKNWMFKGSVFAGDRAANLMTIVGTAIRNDLDVAAYLHDVLQRALDGETDWARLAPHAWRVDHPESIRTYRQDERRQSADRKRKRRARRRLSK; translated from the coding sequence TCGAAGAACAGGCCCACTCGGTCTTGCAGCTCAAGGACAATCAGGACCAGCTCAATGAGAAAGTCACCGAGCTGAACCTGACGATCGAGAAACTTCTTAAACAACTCTACGGCCGTAAGAGCGAACGGCGAATCGACGGTGCCGGTCAGTTGCTGCTGGACCTGGGCGAGGAAGTCACGCCCGAAGTGGTCAGCGCGCTCGAAGAAGCGATCCGGCAAGCTGAACAAATTGCCCAGGACGCCGCTGAATCGAACCGAAAGTGCCAACCCAGGCGACCGCGACCCGACGACCGTAAATTCCCCGCCCACCTGCCGCGTTATGAGAAACTCGTTGACCTTCCCAAGGAACAACGCGAGGGATTGAAACTGATCGGCTACGATGAAGTCGAAACGCTTGAGTTGATCCGCAGTGAACTACGCGTGCGGGTGACCAGATATGCCAAGTACGCGCACCCAGCGGACAAAACCCAAGGCATCCTCAGTCCTGAGCGGCCGACCGGACTGGTCGAGGGCCATCGTTTCGATCCATCGATCGGTGTAGAAGTCGTGGCGGCGAAATACTTCTATCATCTCCCGTTTTACCGCCAGCAAGACCTGTTCGCCGGCAGTGGCTGGACCCCCAGTCGCAGCACGCTGCAAAACATCGAAGCGGGTGTTGAGTTTGCACTTCGTCCGCTGGCGGCGCACCTGCGCAGCTATCTGAAACAGGATCAAACGATCGGTTGCGACGACACCGGCGTGTTGTTGATTACTCCCGCCGCGATGCCGGATCTGTCCCGGCATCCCCGCGGGCAGCGGATCGGCGAGGTGCTGGAAACCGCGATCGCCGCCGGCAAGCCCAGCATCAACGCAAAGATGTGGGGCTATTACGCCTCGCGTCTTCCGGTGGTGGCGTTTGACTTCACGGTCAGTCGTCACCGGGACGGACCGGATGAAGTGCTCAGAGATTTCGCGGGCAACCTGATCGGAGATTGCTGGTCGGGTTTTCAGAAGATCGAGGTTCGAAGTGGCTCACGGATTACGTTCGCCGCGTGTTGGGCGCATGCGCGTCGTAAGATTGACGAGTGCCGCAGCGCGTTCCCGCTCCAGGTCGCTCAGCTCGAATCGTGGATTCGGATGCTCTACGACGTCGAGGACCAGATCCAGAGGCTCAATGCGTCCCAGCGGCTGGCCCGTCGCCGCCGCCTGTCGCGTCATGTACTGGGTCTGATCGAAGAGTACTTGTCCGGCGAAGAGATGTCGCCGGGTCGTGTTTTACCCAAGAGCAATCTTGGTCAAGCCGCTGCGTACATTCGTCGTCACTGGAAGGCCTTGTCGCGATTTATTGATGACGCCTCGATCCCGATTGACAACAACGATTGCGAACAACTGATGAAACGTGTGGCCACGGGTCGCAAGAATTGGATGTTCAAAGGATCGGTGTTCGCTGGTGATCGAGCGGCGAACCTGATGACGATCGTGGGTACGGCGATTCGTAACGACCTGGACGTAGCTGCTTACCTGCACGACGTGTTGCAGCGTGCCCTTGACGGCGAGACGGACTGGGCCAGGCTGGCACCGCACGCCTGGAGAGTGGACCACCCTGAATCGATTCGAACGTACCGCCAGGACGAGCGTCGCCAATCCGCTGACCGCAAACGCAAGCGTCGAGCCCGACGCCGCCTCAGCAAATAA